The following nucleotide sequence is from uncultured Draconibacterium sp..
AGTTACCCGTTTATATTTCCGTAAAAAGTTTACCTGGCGGTAAAACATTTGGTCGCCATCGAGCAGCTCTTCTCCTATCTTTTTCAAATTCTCGAGCGCCAGACAACTCTTTTTCAAAAACGCCTGCGCGCTTTCAAGGCCGGTATGTTCCAGCGGGTTATCAAGATGAAAGATCTCAACATCCGCACAAAACAAGTCGTAGCCCAGCAGCGTATCTTCGTGTCCGTATTCGCGCAATTCTTCCCGAAAATGGACCCGCTCAAAAAGTTCCTTCGCAAGAAAAAAGTTATTGGAGGTAATGATAAATCCTTTGCTCCGGTTACGAACTGCTGCGGTTACAGCTTCACGTTTTGTTCCGTAAGTCCACCGAAACAGCTTTTCCGGATCGGCCGGTTTTTGTTTCGCATAAGCTGTTCCTCCGCATAACACCCGGTTCGCATTACGGTTTTCCAGATAATTTTTTAAATAGTTCGGGCTTATAATTTTTGAATCAGCATCCATAAACAACAACCAGTCAAACACCGAGTCGGCTCCCAATTTATTACGAATACCGGCTCGCCCAAGGTTTTTGGTCATTTCTGAGTATACAACTTTGGACTTACTTTTAAGAATTCGATTCAGCGATTTAAAAATCTCATCCGAACCATCGTCGTAAACCCTGATCTCAAAATCAATGTTCAAATTTGTAGCCTGTTGGTGAAGGTCGTTTACCAAATCCACCACTTCAATATTATATACCGGGATATTTACCGAAAGCATAGTTTCTTTTTACAGGGCCTGAATTTACAACATTTCGCGCTCAAAACAATTAAACCAATTGTTTTCAGAGGGAGCCCGAAGCGTGCTCTGAAATTACAATGGTTAATACCGATAGTAAAGCAAAGAGATTTTGGGAATAAATGAACCAGAATTTCAGTTTGATTTCTAATCGGTATCATTCTGTAAAGAAGCCACATTTCGTGTATTTATTCTATTTTTAAGACTTTATTTGAAAATACTTATGACACGTTTCGTTTTTCTGTTTCTGCTTTTTTTAAGTTTTCAGCTTAACGCACAGCGCTATAAAATCGAAGTACAGCTCGACGGAGCCCCTAACAAAACGGTTCAGCTGGCCTACCATTACCTCGGTAAAATATATGCTGCCGACACTGCAAAGCTTGATACGAACGGGCATGGCGTATTTACGGGCGACAGTGTTTTATCGCAAGGATTGTATAAAATACTGGTGGATAAAGACCACCATTTTGATTTTCTATTGGGTGCCGACCAGGATTTTAAAATAAGCAATTCCTCCTTTGAAGGTAAGGATGCAAAAATAGAAGGTGCACCGGAATCAGAAGCTTTTGTGGATTACATGAATTTCCTGGCAGACCTGCAACAACAGAGTGCCTCGTTAAACAAAACTTACCAAAATGCCAATGCCACTGAAAGAAAAGAAATAGCCCATCAACGCGAAGAACTGAACGACGAGATGTACGATTATTGGGCGATGATTGATAAAAAGTTCCCCGACTCGTTTCTCTACAAATTTTTAACCGCTAATTACGTTCCCAAACTCGATGAATCAACGCTGCCAAAAGAAGTTCAGGAGAACGATTCCTTGCTCCTTTTGGCTCAGTTCAACTATCAGAAAGACCATTTTTGGGATTATTTTGATTATACCGACGAACGTTATCTGTTCACGCCTTTTTATAAAACAAAACTTGAAACCTGGTTTAACAAGGTGTTGTATCCGGGCTATGATTCGGTGAAGCCTTATGTTTACCAATTTATTGAAGATGTAAAACCCAATAAACGCTTGTTTCAGTTTGTCACATCTTTTTTCCTGAACAGCAGCATTAACAGTAATATTATGGGTATGGACGCCCTTTTTGTTGATCTTGCCCGCGATTATTATTTAAATGGCGAAGCTTTTTGGGCAACGGAAGAATCGCTTGAAACCATTCGCGAGAATGTACTCTTTATGCAGGATAACCTGATCGGAGAAATTGCTCCCGACCTCACACTGGAAAGTTTTGATGGCGAATTTATCAACCTGCACCAAATCGAATCAAAATTAACTGTAGTTCTGATTTACGAGCCCAATTGTTCGCATTGTAAGGTTTTTGTTCCCGAATTCTACAAAGAAGTATACCTGCCATACAAGGACAAAGGACTGAAAGTATATGCCATTTACTCGATGGACGACAAGGGCGAATGGACCGAATTTTTAGCCAAACACGATATGTTCGACTGGATAAATGTTTGGGATCCTCAACATATATCGCGCTTTAAAATAAAGTACGATGCCCGAAAAACACCCGGCGTTTATCTTCTTGACGAGAACAAAAAAATCATCGGTAAAAAAATGTCTGTAGAACAATTAAAAGAAATTATTCCGCTTGAATTGAACTAAGCTCATATAAAGCTGTTAACTTCAATAAAAATTGTAGAAAAATGAATGAACAATTCAGTAAAGAAGATATTTTACAACGACAGTACGACTGGGGTAACGGCATCATTCACATTGGTAAAATTTACACCGCAAAAGGCGACTATGTGAAAGCCGCTAAAGAGCACATCGAGGATTTGTATGGTTACGGTGAAAGCAAAGTACTTTTTAAGCCTACAAAAGCTACTGACCCTCAATTCAGGGCAAGCAAAGAAGAAGCGCTTTCGTACTTTGTTGGTGGAAACGACAATTTCCCTGAAGACCTGGGATTTGCACTTCAGCCCTGGGAAAAAGTACGTTTTGAGGTACATGGTTTTATCGCCAATTTTAAACAGGCAATCATCATGGGAAACTACTTTTTTATTGATGCCAACGGAGCGGAAACAAAGGTAGAATATACAATGGGATTTTTCAGAGCTGCAGACAACTCGTTAAAGCTTAATCTGCACCATTCATCGTTTCCTTTTAAGCCGGAATAGATACCTTTTATACATTACTATTGACCAGTTTCCCCTTGCGTTGATTGGAAATTTTATTGTAACTTTTATCAACTAAAATCCAGATCATGCGAAAAGCTGTTATCCTCATTGCCCTCCTAACGTTCTTCGTTCAGGCATTCTCTCAAACTGAAAGAAGCGATTCCATCCCGAATTCTGCTGCCAACAAAAATTTGCAGAAAGCGGAGGTTGCTTACGTTGTTTTTAAATCCGACACGCTATTCCCTGTTTACGCCAATCTGGGGCCTTATACTCCCGCAGAAAGGGCAGCAACAATATCTGAAAGGTTAGAAATGATAATGACCGACAATCAGATCGATGAAAATTTATTTGCAATTACAGAGAAAAACAATTATTCAATAATTTCCTATGATAAGTATCCGTTAGCCAGTGTGAGTGAGGCAGATGCCATATTTTTCGGGAAAGCGAGAAAAGATCTGGCCAATGAATTTCTGCTGGTTGTAAAAGATTCGTATGAGAAGGCAATTTCGAAAAACAGACTATCATACTGGCTACTAATGGCACTGTATACCATACTGGCATTGGGCGGACTTATCCTGATTATCTTCCTGATCAATAAATTTTTTAAAACAATAAATATTAAACTGGAACACTACGAGAAGGGGTTAAAACAAAAAAGAAAAAGTTTTTTTAAATACCTTCTACCCAGTAATTCAGGAAATATTTTCCTTCTCATTTCGAAAGTAGTAAAGTTTGTGCTACTACTGTTGGTCCTTTTTTTATACCTGCCCTTTTTATTTAGCTTTTTACCGTGGACCAGAGATTTAGCAAATGAATTCTATGGTTTACTTGCCAACCCGGTAAAGAAAATAGCCAACGATTTTGTAAGTTTTGTTCCCAACCTGTTTTCCATTTTTGTTATCATCATCATCACCCGTTATCTGTTAAAAATAATGTCGGTAGTGGTTCGGGAGCTTGAAACAGGCAAGTTGCGGATTAAAGGATTTCACAGCGATTGGGCCAAGCCAACTTTTAACCTGGTAAAAATCGTTATTTACATTATCACTGCAGTTTTTATTGTACAATACCTTCCTTCGTCAAAAGCTTTTCAGGGAGTATCCATTTTTGTTGGGGTAATTTTCACCCTTGGTTCCACATCGGCCATCGCCAATATTGTTGCAGGAATTGTAATCACCTACATGCGACCGTTTCAAATTGGCGACCGGGTAAAGATTGGCGACACCATGGGCGATATCGTTGAAAAAAACCTGCTGGTAACCCGCATAAAAACAATAAAAAACGAAGATGTTACCATCCCAAACGCCACCATTATAAATACGCATTTGTGGAATTATACAAAAAATGCCAGTCAGCTCGGAATAATTATTCACCCTACCGTAACCATTGGCTACGATGTGCCTGCCGATACGGTAATAAAACTATTACTTGACGCGGCAAAAAATACCAAAAACCTAACACGCGATTTTAAACCTTTTGTACTTCAGAAAAGCCTTAGCGATTTTTATGTGGAGTACGAACTAAATGTTTACACCAAACAAGCCGGAAAAATGGCGCATTTTTATTCAGAACTTAATAAAAGTATTTTGAATGAATTTAATAAAGCCGGTGTAGAAATATTGTCGCCGCACTACTCGGCTTTCCGCGATGGTAATGCGACTACTATCCCTCAGCAGAAAAACGACACGCCCCCATCTGATCCGGTTGGCGATGTAATTAAAAAAGCTACCGGACAGAAATAATCATCACGGCACAAATGAGATCTTTCGGGTGACATAAGTATTTCCGTAAGGAAAACGTACAAAATAAACACCGGCAGTTTTTCCACGCAGGTTGAGTTTTATACGGAAATTATCGGTTTTTATAACTGAAGTTTTTATTTCCTGCCCGATTAAGTTATACACCACAACATTTTCCGGATCAATTTCTTTATCCGACTCCAGGTTTAGTTCGCCAGATGTTGGATTTGGATATACCCAAACATTTGTAGGTTGCTCCACATTTGGTGTATCCGTGGGTAAACTGTAGTTACATGCAACCAGCTCCATAACATTAACCATGGCGTAGTTTTGGGTATTCAGCGATGAAAAACTTTCCCAGTTACCGTTTTGCCGTATATAAAGATGGTTGATTGCATCTTCATATTCGCGCAACGATTGATAGATTGCAAAGGTATCAGCAACATTCATGTCGCTCAATTCGAAACCTACAAAAAAATCACCCGAAGGCTCAACCATCTGATCAAAACTTACATAGTTCATGGCATCTTCTGCCCAATGGTCAATTGTTACTTTTTTACTGTACAACAGGTTCACCGGGTAAGTGCTACCGTCGTATACCTTCACAGTTATCCGGCTATTGTTGTTATTGGTAACCAGTTTCCCTACACCAAACGAAACGCCATCCAGAATTTCATTACCGTTAATTGAAAAGTGCTCTACAATTTCAGTTATTCCGGCCGAATTAGTTCCGCCCCAATAGCCTTCGGTCTCGCCCAAAACAGTAAGGGCAATAGTTCCATGTTCATCCGTATCGGTCAGATTTGTGAACGCATTACACAGGTCCTCACGGGTATTAAATTGTTTTCCATCTAACGACAAAGTTCCTGTTCCCAGGGGGTCGAGCCAATATTTTAATTGCTTTGTGGTGTCCGAACTAAAGTCCCATTGCATTGTAAAGCGGGCAAAATAATCGTTCACGGGATTTCCGCAATAAGCAGCTCCTCCCGATAAAGTGCCAATCACTTGTTTGTTCATATTAAACAATGCTCCTCCCGATGAACCGACTTCTGTAACTCCCTCGTCCCAACGCAATATATTAAACGATCCGTTTTTAGGATTTTTAACCGTCGAAGAAGTAAAGGTTTCATATTTAGGTGCATCGTAATCAAACGATATTTTTTTGATATCGCCCATCGGATGATGAATCGTTGCGGATGAATCGGGTAATACGGGCGATCGGTCCCAACCTGCATAATACGGCCTGAAATCGGGCGGTGGCAGATCGTCTAATTCCACCAGTGCAAAATCCAGGCTATCGTAATGTGCTTTCATAATCGCTCCTGAAAGTGAATGAATGGGATCGCCATCCAGCGGAGCGCAATAAGGACTTTCGTAATTAAAGGTATAAACCGTGGTTTTTGCATAATCCCACTTATCGTAACAATGCGATGCCGACAAAACATAAGGTTTTTTGTTCTCTGCAGTATTATTAAGCAGGGTTCCGGTGCATACTTCCCGGCCATCAACAATTAAGCGAACAACTGCATCTTTCACCTCACTCCAGCGATCACCAATTTCGCAGTTTACATCAATATTACATTCACCGGCCGGATCACCGTTTATAGGTCTTCTGTCAAACTTTAAAATTCCCATAAAATCGTGGTTTACCCGAGTAATCCTAAAATCATCAGGTGTCCCTTCTTCTTCAGGAACTTCGTATTGTACGGTAATTTTATCGCCGGCAACCGGTGCCACAGCAAATTTATGCGACGGCTTATTGTTTCGCGCAGTAAAAGCGCCGAGGTAGTGGTTATTATCTTCGTTGAAAATAAATAAACGTCCTCTGTTGTTTAACTCAAAATCATCGAAAATAAGATTGAGCGAATAGGCATTGTCTGACGAAATGGTAATGCGCCAAACATTAAAACCGGCGTTTGTTGAATACCACACGCCTGAATTTGACGGGCTAAAATCGACATTAAAAGCATGTGCAAAAGTTAATGCCTTTAGCTGCACATCGGATGCTTTATTTGCCTTCATTGCAGCCTCAACAACACTTTGTTTTAATACCGGCATTTTTACAAACGCCCTGTCGGAACTCTTTAAAGTAACTACCTGCAAAGGAAATCCTCCTTCCGACAACTGTGCACTTACCGAATTACACACAAAAATGAGTACAATTAAAACTGGAATATACCAACGCATTCTTAAATGGTTTTTGCAGGATAAATAAAATTTTACCGCGTAAATTACGTATTTTTTAGTCAATTAATATCAATCACAATACTTTTCAACAAAAACTCAGGTAATGTGTTTAATATTGCACATAACCGTTACTAATTAAAAAAAATTATGAAAAAGACATTATCAATTTTCGTTGCACTCTTTTTTGTTATTAGTTTGGTAGCATTAGGTACCAATAAACCAACAAAGACCCAGGCCATGCCCGAAGATGTTAAAGAAGTAATCAAAAATTCGTGTTTTGGATGCCACAATACCGATTCCAGAAATGAAGATGCGAAAAAAGAGCTTGATTTTAACAAACTCGACAGTCTTTCGAAAATTAAAATGATTGGTACTTACAAAGAAATTGGTGAAGTACTTGAAAAAAATGAAATGCCGCCCAAAAAGTTCCTGGAAAGATTTCCTGACAAAGCTTTAAGCGATGATCATAAACAACTGTTATTGGATTGGTCGAAAAAAGAAGCAGAAGCCTTGGTAAAAGGAATGTAATATGCGCCGAATACTTCGATTTTCAGTAATTATATTGCTGCTTGCTTTTATCGTTATCCAGTTTTTTCAACCCGAAAAAAATAACGAAGGAGTAAGCAGCAATCATATTTTTAACCAGGTAGACGTTCCTGAAAATATCCAAACCCTGCTAACAACTTCCTGTTTGGATTGCCACTCGAACCATACAAACTACTGGTGGTACAACCACATTGCACCCGTTTCGTGGATGGTGGGCGATCACATTGCAGAAGGTAAATCCGAGCTTAACTTTTCGGAATGGGGAACCATGGATATTTTTGAAAAGATTACAACACTGGAAGAGATTTGCCAGGAAGCCGAACGAAAGTCTATGCCGTTAAAATCGTACCGTGCCATTCACCCAAAAGCAAAATTAAGCGATGAACAAATTGCCGAACTTTGCGACTGGACTACAAAAATGGCTGAAGAATTACTTGCCAGCGCGGCGGGTAAATAAGATTAAAATTCTCATAAATATTATCTTTACCAAAAACTGAATAGATGAAAGTATTGGTAATGTATGTTGATGAGTTTTCGTACCAGCCGGCAGAGAAAAACCTTGAGGAAGTTGAAGATATTACGGAAGGTGCGCAATTTTCAGATTCGATTTTAGCCTTTATTCAGGTTGAAGAAAGCGACGAAGAAAAAGACGTGAAAAGCCGGGAGAAAAAACTGGTTAATCACCTGAAATGGACCGCACGAAAAAACGATTGTAAAAGTGTGATCCTTCACTCGTTTGCTCATCTTTCGGAATCGAAAGCATCAGTTGATTTTACCAAAGAACTTTTCAACCTGGCTGAAAAACGCCTGCAAAATGCCGATTTCACAACCGCACAAACCCCATTTGGTTATTTCCTCGACCTGAATATTAAAGCGCCCGGATTTTCTCTGGCACGCATTTGGGCAACACTTTAGCATTAAAGGCAAAAGTGAATGAGTTACTGAGTAACTGAGGCAAAAAATAGCAATAAGCAAAATACCTATGTGAACTATGTTCCGAATGTGGTTCAATAATCTTTCTGCCTTTTCGTGTTCTGACTGGCTATTTCTTAATCTCATGTCACTTTTTACAATTTATAAGTTGTCAATCTCCATCAATCTTAAGATCAAACTTCCATCAATCCCTACCTTCTCAGCGCGCAAATCTCACAATTTTTGTTTTTAGCCGCTGCTCAATAAATTCAGTTATCTTTGCCGAAAATATGTACACATGAAATTCGAGGATTATTCCATATCCAACACTATAAAAACCAACCTGGCAAGTAACGGATTCCGTCGTCCTACCGACATTCAGTTTAAAGCCATTCCCCCGGTGCTAAGAGGCGAAGATGTTTTGGCCATTGCCCAAACCGGAACCGGGAAGACCGCGGCTTTTGCTATTCCGGTAATTCATAATATTCAGCAAGCAAAGTTGAATCAACATGTTCAGGGAATAAGTTGCCTTGTTATGGCTCCAACACACGAGCTGGCGAAACAGATCAGCGAAGTGTTTGTTTCCATCTCGAAAAATACGGGGGTAAAAACTACCGTAATTATTGGTGGTGTTGATCAGGATCCTCAAATCGACCGCTTAAAAACCGGTACTGACGTTTTGGTTGCTACCCCCGGTCGCTTGTTCGACCTGGTTAGCCAGGGACACTTGAAATTGCACGGAGTAAAAACACTTATTTTGGACGAAGCCGACCACATGCTCGACCTTGGTTTTATAAAAGACATTAACGACCTGATACGCTTTCTGCCTCAAAAGCGGCAGACTTTGTTTTTCTCAGCTACAATCAATAAAAAGATTAAAAAGCTTGCTTATTCGCTGGTAAGCAATCCTATACGCATTCAGATTTCGCCCAAAGATCCGGTGGCAAAAACCATCGAGCACCAGGTGGCGTTTATCGAGATGGATGACAAAAGAGCTTTCCTGGAACGGCTTGTTGGTGAAAATCCGGAAGCTAAAATTCTGGCCTTTGTACGAACAAAAGTACGTGCCGAACGGGTAAAAAAAGCAATGGAACGTGTTGAAATTGAAAGTGACACCATTCACAGCGATAAAGAACAGGCAGAGCGCGACCAAACTATGCAACGCTTTAAAAGCGGCGAACTTAAATTGCTTATTGCTACTGATGTTAGTGCCCGGGGAATTGATATTCCGAACGTTGATTTTGTGGTGAATTATGACCTGCCTGAAGTTGCCGAAAACTATGTACACCGCGTAGGACGAACAGGACGTGGCAACCAAAAAGGAAAAGCCGTTTCGTTTTGCAGTGAAGAAGAACGTGAAATTCTGGACGAAATAGAAAGCTTTTTGGGGAAAGACATTCATCGCCTTGAGATCGACAAAAACCTTTACAAAGAAACGCTGGATTTTACAAAAGACACCGACTACAACTGGCAAAAATTAATGCGCGAAAACGATCGCGAACTAAAAGAGATAAAAAAGAAGAAAAAAAAGAAAAAGTAAGTGTTATCACTTGCCTTCTATCTTGCGCATGGCAATATTACGCAGCTCGGCGGTTGTCATCCAGGTACATATTCCAAAAGGTTTTGAAAGCGATACCTCCGGCCGGATACTCAACATGTGACCGGTATAATTGAATTCTACCAGCTTCTCATCATCAATCCAGGCGCGGATTGTTGTTTCTGTTACTTGCAGGCGAATGGTATACCATACTTCCTTTTCGAAGTTCTTTAGCACCTGCGTTTTGTTCTCCGAAGCGTCAACTCCATCAATACTGCTTAATCCGACAACAGGGCCTCCCCACCCTCCAACAATCAGCGAACAAAAATCATCATTAACCGGGAAAGTCATTCCACAAAAAAAGTCGTTACCAACCATTTTGCGGGCCTCCAGCTGTACTTCGTAATTTACATTTGGGAAAGTATCTGTCCAGGTAATTCCACTGCAACCATCGCCGTAGTTAATAACGATGCATCCATCCGAAACTTTTACAGGCCCTTCGGTGCCGAACGATGCTATCTCCCAGTTATCGAGTGTATTTCCGTTGAATAAGGCCTGCCAGCCCTCAGGAATGGCTGGAACATAGTTCTGTTTTTGGTTACTGCCTTTCTTTGCCGGGCTGTTACATGACGTAAACAGCGTTATGAAAGCCAGCATACAACACAAATAAATAAATCCTGAACGCGTCATTTTTTATTTAAAATTACGAAAGATGCAGCTCTCTACAAAAAAAGCTGGCCCCACCTAAAAGGCAGAGCCAGCTTTGAATTTATATGATCGTCTGTTTTTTAGATAATCGATTTCATTGATTCCATTGCCTCACGTAATTCGGCACCGATGATCTCAACATCGTGGTAACGAATTTCGTCGTTAATTTCAATCAACTCTTTGTTATCAACGTGGGCGCTTTTTCCGTCATTGAAATTTTTACCAATAACATCGGTATCAATTTTTTTCATGAAGTCGGTTAATAAGGGCTTACAAGCATGGTCGAAAAGGTAGCAACCATATTCAGCAGTGTCTGAAATTGTACGGTTCATTTCGAACAGTTTTTTACGTGCAATGGTGTTGGCAATAAGCGGAGTTTCGTGCAACGACTCGTAATAAGCCGATTCCTCTTTAATTCCCGATTCGGTCATTACTTCGAAAGCCAGCTCAACACCCGATTTTACAAAGGCAACCATTAAGGTTCCATTATCGAAATAATCCTGCTCGCTAATTTCAACGTCGC
It contains:
- a CDS encoding heme-binding domain-containing protein, producing MKKTLSIFVALFFVISLVALGTNKPTKTQAMPEDVKEVIKNSCFGCHNTDSRNEDAKKELDFNKLDSLSKIKMIGTYKEIGEVLEKNEMPPKKFLERFPDKALSDDHKQLLLDWSKKEAEALVKGM
- a CDS encoding threonyl-tRNA synthetase editing domain-containing protein; translation: MKVLVMYVDEFSYQPAEKNLEEVEDITEGAQFSDSILAFIQVEESDEEKDVKSREKKLVNHLKWTARKNDCKSVILHSFAHLSESKASVDFTKELFNLAEKRLQNADFTTAQTPFGYFLDLNIKAPGFSLARIWATL
- a CDS encoding DUF1080 domain-containing protein gives rise to the protein MTRSGFIYLCCMLAFITLFTSCNSPAKKGSNQKQNYVPAIPEGWQALFNGNTLDNWEIASFGTEGPVKVSDGCIVINYGDGCSGITWTDTFPNVNYEVQLEARKMVGNDFFCGMTFPVNDDFCSLIVGGWGGPVVGLSSIDGVDASENKTQVLKNFEKEVWYTIRLQVTETTIRAWIDDEKLVEFNYTGHMLSIRPEVSLSKPFGICTWMTTAELRNIAMRKIEGK
- a CDS encoding redoxin domain-containing protein, coding for MTRFVFLFLLFLSFQLNAQRYKIEVQLDGAPNKTVQLAYHYLGKIYAADTAKLDTNGHGVFTGDSVLSQGLYKILVDKDHHFDFLLGADQDFKISNSSFEGKDAKIEGAPESEAFVDYMNFLADLQQQSASLNKTYQNANATERKEIAHQREELNDEMYDYWAMIDKKFPDSFLYKFLTANYVPKLDESTLPKEVQENDSLLLLAQFNYQKDHFWDYFDYTDERYLFTPFYKTKLETWFNKVLYPGYDSVKPYVYQFIEDVKPNKRLFQFVTSFFLNSSINSNIMGMDALFVDLARDYYLNGEAFWATEESLETIRENVLFMQDNLIGEIAPDLTLESFDGEFINLHQIESKLTVVLIYEPNCSHCKVFVPEFYKEVYLPYKDKGLKVYAIYSMDDKGEWTEFLAKHDMFDWINVWDPQHISRFKIKYDARKTPGVYLLDENKKIIGKKMSVEQLKEIIPLELN
- a CDS encoding heme-binding domain-containing protein: MRRILRFSVIILLLAFIVIQFFQPEKNNEGVSSNHIFNQVDVPENIQTLLTTSCLDCHSNHTNYWWYNHIAPVSWMVGDHIAEGKSELNFSEWGTMDIFEKITTLEEICQEAERKSMPLKSYRAIHPKAKLSDEQIAELCDWTTKMAEELLASAAGK
- a CDS encoding T9SS type A sorting domain-containing protein; translated protein: MRWYIPVLIVLIFVCNSVSAQLSEGGFPLQVVTLKSSDRAFVKMPVLKQSVVEAAMKANKASDVQLKALTFAHAFNVDFSPSNSGVWYSTNAGFNVWRITISSDNAYSLNLIFDDFELNNRGRLFIFNEDNNHYLGAFTARNNKPSHKFAVAPVAGDKITVQYEVPEEEGTPDDFRITRVNHDFMGILKFDRRPINGDPAGECNIDVNCEIGDRWSEVKDAVVRLIVDGREVCTGTLLNNTAENKKPYVLSASHCYDKWDYAKTTVYTFNYESPYCAPLDGDPIHSLSGAIMKAHYDSLDFALVELDDLPPPDFRPYYAGWDRSPVLPDSSATIHHPMGDIKKISFDYDAPKYETFTSSTVKNPKNGSFNILRWDEGVTEVGSSGGALFNMNKQVIGTLSGGAAYCGNPVNDYFARFTMQWDFSSDTTKQLKYWLDPLGTGTLSLDGKQFNTREDLCNAFTNLTDTDEHGTIALTVLGETEGYWGGTNSAGITEIVEHFSINGNEILDGVSFGVGKLVTNNNNSRITVKVYDGSTYPVNLLYSKKVTIDHWAEDAMNYVSFDQMVEPSGDFFVGFELSDMNVADTFAIYQSLREYEDAINHLYIRQNGNWESFSSLNTQNYAMVNVMELVACNYSLPTDTPNVEQPTNVWVYPNPTSGELNLESDKEIDPENVVVYNLIGQEIKTSVIKTDNFRIKLNLRGKTAGVYFVRFPYGNTYVTRKISFVP
- a CDS encoding DEAD/DEAH box helicase translates to MKFEDYSISNTIKTNLASNGFRRPTDIQFKAIPPVLRGEDVLAIAQTGTGKTAAFAIPVIHNIQQAKLNQHVQGISCLVMAPTHELAKQISEVFVSISKNTGVKTTVIIGGVDQDPQIDRLKTGTDVLVATPGRLFDLVSQGHLKLHGVKTLILDEADHMLDLGFIKDINDLIRFLPQKRQTLFFSATINKKIKKLAYSLVSNPIRIQISPKDPVAKTIEHQVAFIEMDDKRAFLERLVGENPEAKILAFVRTKVRAERVKKAMERVEIESDTIHSDKEQAERDQTMQRFKSGELKLLIATDVSARGIDIPNVDFVVNYDLPEVAENYVHRVGRTGRGNQKGKAVSFCSEEEREILDEIESFLGKDIHRLEIDKNLYKETLDFTKDTDYNWQKLMRENDRELKEIKKKKKKKK
- a CDS encoding mechanosensitive ion channel family protein — its product is MRKAVILIALLTFFVQAFSQTERSDSIPNSAANKNLQKAEVAYVVFKSDTLFPVYANLGPYTPAERAATISERLEMIMTDNQIDENLFAITEKNNYSIISYDKYPLASVSEADAIFFGKARKDLANEFLLVVKDSYEKAISKNRLSYWLLMALYTILALGGLILIIFLINKFFKTINIKLEHYEKGLKQKRKSFFKYLLPSNSGNIFLLISKVVKFVLLLLVLFLYLPFLFSFLPWTRDLANEFYGLLANPVKKIANDFVSFVPNLFSIFVIIIITRYLLKIMSVVVRELETGKLRIKGFHSDWAKPTFNLVKIVIYIITAVFIVQYLPSSKAFQGVSIFVGVIFTLGSTSAIANIVAGIVITYMRPFQIGDRVKIGDTMGDIVEKNLLVTRIKTIKNEDVTIPNATIINTHLWNYTKNASQLGIIIHPTVTIGYDVPADTVIKLLLDAAKNTKNLTRDFKPFVLQKSLSDFYVEYELNVYTKQAGKMAHFYSELNKSILNEFNKAGVEILSPHYSAFRDGNATTIPQQKNDTPPSDPVGDVIKKATGQK
- a CDS encoding glycosyltransferase family A protein, with amino-acid sequence MLSVNIPVYNIEVVDLVNDLHQQATNLNIDFEIRVYDDGSDEIFKSLNRILKSKSKVVYSEMTKNLGRAGIRNKLGADSVFDWLLFMDADSKIISPNYLKNYLENRNANRVLCGGTAYAKQKPADPEKLFRWTYGTKREAVTAAVRNRSKGFIITSNNFFLAKELFERVHFREELREYGHEDTLLGYDLFCADVEIFHLDNPLEHTGLESAQAFLKKSCLALENLKKIGEELLDGDQMFYRQVNFLRKYKRVTFFIPSRTIGRLFRKYRDKMEENLKGARPSLLVFDLYKLGYYAGIKNR